One genomic region from Streptomyces sp. NBC_00457 encodes:
- a CDS encoding sigma-70 family RNA polymerase sigma factor — protein MAATTDREEFVRLTDPFRRELLAHCYRMLGSVDEAEDLVQETYLRAWRSYDGYEGRASLRTWLHRIATNTCLTALESRTRRPLPRGLGAPSQAPEEPLRAPVTDVPWLQPLPDALIDPATVVAARGSLRLALVAALQNLPARQRAVLILRDVLAWRAAEVAAFLGTSTAAVKSTLQRARARLDEVAPDEDLVVEPEGVADREVLDRYVAAFENADMDALAELLQDGVELEMPPHLEWFSGRKNVLRFLEPRVGEKGLVRMLPTRANGQPAAAMYKREADGVYRAHSMQVLTVSDGAVARMTVFIDPGLLELFDRFGMPEVVT, from the coding sequence ATGGCTGCGACGACGGACCGCGAGGAGTTCGTACGGCTGACGGATCCGTTCCGGCGGGAGCTGCTGGCGCACTGCTACCGGATGCTGGGCTCGGTCGACGAGGCCGAGGACCTGGTGCAGGAGACGTATCTGCGGGCGTGGCGGTCCTACGACGGCTACGAGGGCCGGGCCTCCCTGCGGACCTGGCTGCACCGGATCGCCACCAACACGTGTCTGACGGCGCTGGAGAGCCGTACGCGCCGTCCGCTGCCCCGCGGGCTCGGGGCGCCGTCTCAGGCGCCTGAGGAGCCGCTGAGGGCGCCTGTGACGGACGTTCCGTGGCTGCAGCCGCTGCCGGATGCGCTCATCGACCCCGCGACCGTCGTCGCCGCGCGCGGCAGTCTGCGGCTCGCGCTCGTCGCCGCGCTGCAGAACCTGCCCGCGCGGCAGCGGGCCGTGCTGATTCTGCGGGACGTGCTGGCGTGGCGGGCGGCCGAGGTCGCCGCGTTCCTCGGGACCTCGACGGCGGCCGTGAAAAGCACCCTCCAGCGCGCGCGTGCCCGGCTCGACGAGGTGGCCCCGGACGAGGACCTCGTCGTGGAACCGGAGGGCGTGGCCGACCGGGAGGTGCTCGACCGGTACGTGGCCGCCTTCGAGAACGCCGACATGGACGCGCTGGCCGAGCTGCTCCAGGACGGCGTCGAACTGGAGATGCCGCCCCATCTGGAGTGGTTCAGCGGGAGGAAGAACGTGCTGCGCTTCCTGGAGCCGCGGGTGGGCGAGAAGGGTCTCGTCCGGATGCTGCCCACGCGCGCGAACGGACAGCCGGCCGCGGCGATGTACAAGCGGGAAGCGGACGGCGTCTACCGGGCGCACTCGATGCAGGTGCTCACGGTGTCGGACGGCGCGGTCGCGCGGATGACCGTCTTCATCGATCCGGGACTCCTCGAACTCTTCGACCGCTTCGGGATGCCGGAGGTGGTGACGTGA
- a CDS encoding TIGR03086 family metal-binding protein codes for MSSGELLERSLAYALGCVAGVERAGLGRRTPCAEWDLEGLLGHLGDSLDALHEGLTGGRIALVPTRPGADPACGVRTRACAVLGAWAASGPRDPVLVGERPLDVRVMAAVGAVEIAVHGWDVAQACGRPRHIPGPLALELLPVARHVVADADRGVRFAAQLAVPRSARPEARLLAFLGRRDSFPG; via the coding sequence GTGAGCTCCGGGGAGCTGTTGGAGCGTTCGCTCGCCTACGCGCTGGGGTGCGTGGCCGGGGTGGAGCGGGCGGGGCTGGGGCGTCGGACGCCGTGTGCGGAGTGGGACCTGGAGGGTCTGCTCGGGCATCTCGGTGACTCGCTGGACGCGCTGCACGAGGGGCTGACCGGCGGGCGGATAGCGCTGGTGCCCACGCGGCCCGGAGCCGACCCGGCGTGCGGCGTCCGCACGCGCGCGTGCGCGGTGCTCGGCGCCTGGGCGGCGTCCGGTCCCCGCGACCCGGTCCTGGTCGGCGAACGGCCGCTGGACGTGCGGGTGATGGCCGCCGTGGGTGCCGTCGAGATCGCCGTGCACGGGTGGGACGTGGCCCAGGCCTGCGGGCGGCCACGGCACATCCCGGGCCCGCTCGCGCTCGAGCTGCTGCCCGTCGCCCGGCATGTCGTGGCGGACGCGGACCGGGGAGTGCGGTTCGCCGCGCAGCTCGCCGTGCCCAGGTCCGCGCGGCCGGAAGCACGGCTGCTGGCGTTCCTAGGGCGCCGCGATTCCTTTCCGGGGTGA
- a CDS encoding MFS transporter, producing MTETLKVPLGTAPTAKAPPLRAWTVILAGLGALLCSLDVVVVATALPALRADFGASLSQLEWTINAYNLVFACLTLTGAALGDRFGRRRMYVAGLALFTLASAAAALASGPGQLITARAVQGAGAAVLLPLTLTLISEAFPAEKRGVAIGVWGGVTGLGVAAGPVLGGAVTEGLSWQWIFWLNVPIGIAMLPLAATRLRESYGTRPQLDIVGLVLVAVGLTGLAWAPVRAPEVGWGSAETLAALAVGVVFVAAFLRWEWKGARYPMLPLEYFRRRSFSTANASAFLLFASLLGALFMIMQLFQLGLGYDPLEAGVRILVWNATPLLIAPIAGALADRYGTRPFMLGGLVLQATGLALLAWQVEPGVGYDRLVGPLIIAGVGISMVFPSVANAVTASVPLGDAGVAAGVNNALRELGGVFGVAVAAAVFTTYGGYATPETFVDGAGPALWVTAGIAAIGAAAAAFAPSRGAS from the coding sequence ATGACCGAGACCCTCAAGGTCCCCCTCGGTACCGCGCCCACCGCCAAGGCACCACCCCTGCGCGCGTGGACGGTGATCCTCGCCGGGCTCGGGGCCCTGCTGTGCTCCCTGGACGTCGTGGTCGTCGCCACCGCGCTGCCCGCGCTGCGGGCCGACTTCGGGGCGAGCCTGTCCCAGCTGGAGTGGACGATCAACGCCTACAACCTCGTCTTCGCCTGTCTGACCCTGACCGGCGCCGCGCTCGGCGACCGCTTCGGACGGCGGCGCATGTACGTCGCCGGGCTGGCCCTGTTCACCCTGGCCTCCGCCGCCGCGGCCCTCGCGAGCGGACCGGGTCAGCTGATCACCGCGCGCGCGGTGCAGGGCGCCGGGGCGGCCGTACTCCTTCCGCTCACCCTGACCCTCATCAGCGAGGCGTTCCCGGCGGAGAAGCGGGGCGTGGCGATCGGGGTGTGGGGCGGGGTGACCGGGCTCGGTGTGGCCGCCGGACCCGTGCTCGGCGGTGCGGTGACCGAGGGGCTGTCCTGGCAGTGGATCTTCTGGCTGAACGTACCCATCGGTATTGCGATGTTGCCCCTGGCCGCCACCAGGCTGCGCGAGAGCTACGGCACGCGGCCCCAACTCGACATCGTCGGACTGGTGTTGGTGGCCGTCGGGCTGACGGGCCTGGCCTGGGCGCCGGTGCGGGCGCCCGAGGTGGGCTGGGGGAGCGCCGAGACACTGGCCGCGCTGGCCGTCGGTGTGGTGTTCGTGGCGGCCTTCCTGAGGTGGGAGTGGAAGGGGGCCCGCTATCCCATGCTGCCGTTGGAGTACTTCCGTCGGCGCTCCTTCTCCACCGCCAACGCCTCGGCCTTCCTGCTGTTCGCCTCGCTGCTCGGCGCCCTGTTCATGATCATGCAGCTCTTCCAGCTCGGGCTCGGCTACGACCCGCTGGAGGCGGGCGTACGGATCCTCGTGTGGAACGCCACGCCGCTCCTGATCGCGCCGATCGCCGGCGCCCTCGCGGACCGCTACGGGACCCGGCCCTTCATGCTGGGCGGCCTGGTGTTGCAGGCGACCGGCCTCGCACTGCTGGCCTGGCAGGTCGAACCCGGTGTCGGATACGACCGTCTCGTCGGCCCGCTGATCATCGCCGGCGTCGGCATCTCCATGGTCTTCCCGAGCGTGGCCAACGCGGTGACCGCGTCCGTGCCGCTCGGTGACGCCGGCGTGGCGGCCGGGGTCAACAACGCGCTGCGCGAGCTGGGCGGCGTCTTCGGAGTGGCCGTCGCCGCGGCCGTGTTCACGACGTACGGCGGCTACGCCACACCGGAGACGTTCGTCGACGGAGCGGGTCCGGCGCTGTGGGTGACGGCGGGGATCGCGGCGATCGGAGCGGCGGCCGCGGCGTTCGCGCCGTCGCGCGGGGCCAGTTGA
- a CDS encoding pseudouridine synthase, with the protein MRSSGSGKSGGTGGRGNNRGAGNNRDQKQGQGQGQGRPSKPRPEERRYDVGPGGSHEGPKSGRGSSARGGAKGGPKQGQGQGSGRGRWAPATSREYDARAEERNRERYAGKKDVKPPKTFPGAEQEGERLQKILARAGYGSRRACEELIEQARVEVNGEIVLEQGKRVDPEKDEVKVDGLTVATQSYQFFSLNKPAGVVSTMEDNEGRQCLGDYVTNRETRLFHVGRLDTETEGVILLTNHGELAHRLTHPKYGVKKVYLAHIVGPIPRDLGKQLKDGIQLEDGYARADHFRVVQQTGKNYLVEVTLHEGRKHIVRRMLAEAGFPVDKLVRVAFGPITLGDQKSGWLRRLSNTEVGMLMNEVDL; encoded by the coding sequence ATGCGAAGCAGCGGCAGCGGCAAGAGTGGCGGGACCGGCGGGCGGGGTAACAACCGCGGTGCCGGCAACAACAGGGACCAGAAGCAGGGGCAGGGCCAGGGTCAGGGCCGTCCCAGCAAGCCCCGCCCCGAGGAGCGCCGTTACGACGTGGGCCCCGGCGGGAGCCATGAGGGCCCGAAGTCCGGGCGCGGCAGCTCCGCGCGCGGGGGCGCCAAGGGCGGGCCCAAGCAGGGCCAGGGCCAGGGCTCCGGGCGGGGGCGCTGGGCTCCGGCCACGTCCCGTGAGTACGACGCGCGGGCCGAGGAGCGCAATCGCGAGCGGTACGCGGGCAAGAAGGACGTCAAGCCGCCCAAGACCTTCCCGGGCGCCGAGCAGGAGGGCGAGCGGCTGCAGAAGATCCTCGCGCGCGCGGGCTACGGCTCCCGGCGTGCCTGTGAGGAGCTCATCGAGCAGGCGCGGGTCGAGGTCAACGGCGAGATCGTCCTGGAGCAGGGCAAGCGGGTCGACCCGGAGAAGGACGAGGTCAAGGTCGACGGGCTGACCGTCGCCACGCAGTCGTACCAGTTCTTCTCGCTGAACAAGCCCGCCGGTGTCGTCTCGACGATGGAGGACAACGAGGGGCGTCAGTGCCTCGGTGACTACGTAACGAACCGCGAGACGCGGCTCTTCCACGTCGGGCGGCTCGACACCGAGACCGAGGGCGTCATCCTGCTCACCAACCACGGCGAGCTGGCGCACCGGCTGACCCACCCCAAGTACGGCGTGAAGAAGGTCTACCTCGCGCACATCGTGGGCCCGATCCCGCGTGACCTGGGCAAGCAGCTCAAGGACGGCATCCAGCTGGAGGACGGCTACGCGCGCGCGGACCACTTCCGGGTCGTCCAGCAGACCGGCAAGAACTACCTCGTGGAGGTCACTCTTCACGAGGGGCGCAAGCACATCGTGCGCCGGATGCTCGCGGAGGCCGGCTTCCCGGTCGACAAGCTGGTGCGCGTGGCCTTCGGCCCGATCACCCTGGGCGACCAGAAGTCGGGCTGGCTGCGACGGCTGTCGAACACCGAGGTCGGGATGCTGATGAACGAAGTCGATCTCTAG
- a CDS encoding Rieske (2Fe-2S) protein — MTPDPTRRTVLLATGAAAILVGCSEYGDDEGDSAEENASPGQELAKTSDIPVGGGTIFKDEKVVVTQPKEGDFKAFSNICTHQQCPVASVSGGTINCSCHGSKFSIEDGSVQNPPATKALPEKQLTVDGNSIRLA, encoded by the coding sequence ATGACCCCTGACCCGACCCGGCGCACGGTGCTCCTCGCCACGGGCGCGGCGGCGATTCTCGTGGGCTGCAGCGAGTACGGCGACGACGAGGGCGACTCGGCCGAGGAGAATGCCTCCCCCGGTCAGGAACTGGCGAAGACCTCCGACATCCCGGTCGGCGGCGGCACGATCTTCAAGGACGAGAAGGTCGTCGTGACCCAGCCCAAGGAAGGCGACTTCAAGGCCTTCTCGAACATCTGCACCCACCAGCAGTGCCCGGTGGCGAGCGTCTCGGGCGGCACCATCAACTGCTCCTGCCACGGCAGCAAGTTCAGCATCGAGGACGGCTCGGTGCAGAATCCCCCGGCGACGAAGGCGCTGCCCGAGAAGCAGCTCACCGTGGACGGAAATTCGATCCGCCTGGCGTGA
- a CDS encoding nucleotidyltransferase domain-containing protein has product MQPEALVRDHTIYSCVMGSRAFGLATDGSDTDRRGVYAAPTALFWRFEKPPTHVDGPAEEQFSWELERFCELALRANPNVLECLHSPLVEYVDDTGRELIALRGAFLSRQAHETFARYALGQRHKLEADVRNHGAPRWKHAMHLLRLLMSVRDLLRTGELTIDVGDGREPLLAVKRGEVPWPEVESWMTRLATETDEAYRHSPLPAEPDRRRVEDFLIRVRRTSALQPDAYDELVQGVVHGRSIRQG; this is encoded by the coding sequence ATGCAGCCCGAGGCCCTGGTGCGCGACCACACGATCTACTCCTGCGTGATGGGTTCGCGCGCCTTCGGCCTGGCCACGGACGGCAGCGACACCGACCGCCGGGGCGTGTACGCGGCCCCCACTGCCCTCTTCTGGCGCTTCGAGAAGCCGCCGACGCATGTGGACGGGCCGGCCGAGGAGCAGTTCAGCTGGGAGCTGGAGCGCTTCTGCGAGCTGGCCCTGCGCGCCAATCCGAACGTCCTGGAGTGCCTGCACTCCCCGCTCGTGGAGTACGTCGACGACACGGGCCGCGAGCTGATCGCCCTGCGCGGCGCGTTCCTCTCCCGCCAGGCCCACGAGACGTTCGCCCGGTACGCCCTGGGGCAGCGCCACAAGCTCGAAGCCGACGTCCGCAATCACGGCGCCCCGCGCTGGAAGCACGCGATGCATCTGCTGCGGCTGCTGATGAGCGTCCGCGACCTGCTGCGCACGGGCGAGCTCACGATCGACGTCGGCGACGGCCGCGAACCACTGCTGGCGGTGAAACGCGGTGAGGTCCCCTGGCCCGAGGTCGAGTCCTGGATGACCCGCCTGGCGACCGAGACGGACGAGGCGTACCGGCACAGCCCACTGCCCGCCGAACCGGACCGCCGGCGCGTCGAGGACTTCCTCATCCGCGTCCGCCGTACGTCAGCCCTCCAACCGGACGCGTACGACGAACTCGTGCAGGGCGTCGTACACGGCCGGAGCATCCGGCAGGGCTGA
- a CDS encoding NUDIX hydrolase: MTVPTGYDKYAHEPFAVTVDLAVLTLRAGALHVLLVERGQEPYAGQWALPGGFVQPDESAETAARRELAEETGLLDVSGLHLEQLRTYSEPDRDPRMRVVSVAFAALLPNAPEAHAGSDAAQARWVECDRAQPLAFDHDRILADAQDRVGAKLEYTCLATAFCPPEFTLGELRQVYEAVWGTALDRPNFRRKVLATPGFVEPVPGAARLTGGRGKPAALYRAGTATALHPPLLRPSREGRTV, translated from the coding sequence GTGACCGTGCCGACCGGCTACGACAAGTACGCGCACGAACCCTTCGCCGTCACCGTCGACCTCGCCGTCCTGACCCTGCGCGCGGGCGCACTGCATGTACTGCTCGTCGAACGCGGGCAGGAGCCGTACGCCGGACAATGGGCGCTGCCCGGCGGGTTCGTACAGCCCGACGAGTCGGCGGAGACGGCGGCCCGGCGTGAACTCGCCGAGGAGACCGGCCTGCTGGACGTCTCCGGGCTGCATCTGGAGCAGCTGCGGACCTACAGCGAGCCCGACCGCGATCCCCGGATGCGGGTCGTGTCCGTGGCGTTCGCGGCGCTGCTGCCGAACGCACCGGAGGCGCATGCGGGCAGCGACGCGGCGCAGGCGCGCTGGGTGGAATGCGACAGGGCGCAGCCCCTCGCCTTCGACCACGACCGCATCCTGGCCGACGCCCAGGACCGCGTCGGCGCCAAGCTCGAGTACACCTGCCTCGCCACCGCCTTCTGCCCGCCCGAGTTCACCCTCGGCGAGCTGCGGCAGGTCTACGAGGCCGTGTGGGGCACCGCGCTGGACCGGCCCAACTTCCGGCGCAAGGTGCTCGCCACGCCGGGCTTCGTCGAACCCGTCCCCGGCGCCGCCCGCTTGACCGGTGGCCGCGGCAAACCGGCCGCGCTGTACCGCGCGGGCACCGCCACCGCCCTGCATCCGCCCCTCCTCCGACCGTCCCGGGAAGGACGCACCGTATGA
- the scpB gene encoding SMC-Scp complex subunit ScpB — protein sequence MSEDTTELPAGLRAVADLELKPALEAVLMVVDEPATVEHLAKILERPKRQITKALRELADDYTVQGRGFELRLVAGGWRFYTRPEFAPAVERLALEGQTARLTQAALETLAVVAYRQPVSRSRVSAVRGVNCDGVMRTLLQRGLVQEAGTEPETGAILYTTTNYFLERMGLRGLDELPELAPFLPEAEAIEAETQEGVPSFDPDAPDAPGADDADD from the coding sequence GTGAGCGAGGACACCACCGAGCTGCCGGCCGGGCTGCGTGCCGTCGCCGATCTGGAGCTGAAGCCCGCCCTGGAGGCCGTCCTCATGGTCGTCGACGAACCCGCGACCGTGGAGCACCTCGCGAAGATACTGGAGCGGCCCAAGCGGCAGATCACCAAGGCGCTGCGGGAGCTGGCCGACGACTACACCGTGCAGGGGCGCGGCTTCGAGCTGCGGCTCGTCGCGGGCGGCTGGCGTTTCTACACCCGCCCCGAGTTCGCGCCCGCCGTGGAGCGGCTCGCCCTGGAGGGGCAGACAGCCCGGCTCACGCAGGCGGCGCTGGAGACGCTCGCGGTCGTGGCGTACCGGCAGCCGGTCAGCCGCAGCCGGGTCTCGGCGGTGCGCGGAGTGAACTGTGACGGGGTCATGCGGACCCTCCTCCAACGGGGCCTCGTCCAGGAGGCGGGCACGGAACCCGAAACAGGTGCGATCCTGTACACGACGACGAACTACTTTCTGGAGCGGATGGGCCTACGCGGTCTGGACGAGCTCCCGGAGCTCGCGCCCTTCCTCCCGGAGGCGGAGGCGATCGAGGCCGAGACCCAGGAAGGGGTGCCGTCGTTCGACCCGGACGCACCCGATGCGCCCGGTGCAGACGACGCAGACGACTAG
- a CDS encoding segregation and condensation protein A has protein sequence MTSNDLPAPASGSAGRRRALGRGPGGPRAEPVSEAEPVGGEPEPEAPEVVVPEPEPVVPEVVVPAPEPVVPEVVESVPQDGGESDGVFKVRLSNFEGPFDLLLQLISKHKLDVTEVALSKVTDEFMAHIRAMGPDWDLDQTTEFLVVAATLLDLKAARLLPSAEVEDEADLALLEARDLLFARLLQYRAYKQIADIFSRRLDEEARRYPRTVGLEPHHAELLPEVVISIGAEGFAKLAIKAMQPKPKPQVYVDHIHAPLVSVQEQAGIVVARLKELGEASFRSLIEDTEDTLTVVARFLALLELYREKAVALEQETALGELMVRWTGEGDAEPMVTDEFDRPPEPPKDEEKKA, from the coding sequence ATGACCTCGAACGACCTTCCCGCCCCCGCGTCCGGCTCCGCCGGGCGTCGGCGTGCGCTGGGGAGGGGACCGGGTGGTCCGCGGGCCGAGCCGGTTTCCGAGGCGGAGCCGGTGGGCGGGGAGCCGGAACCTGAGGCTCCTGAGGTGGTCGTCCCGGAGCCGGAACCTGTAGTTCCTGAGGTGGTCGTCCCGGCGCCGGAACCTGTGGTTCCCGAGGTCGTCGAGTCGGTCCCGCAGGACGGTGGTGAGTCCGACGGTGTCTTCAAGGTTCGGCTGTCCAACTTCGAGGGGCCGTTCGACCTGCTCCTCCAGCTGATCTCGAAGCACAAGCTCGACGTCACCGAAGTGGCCCTGTCCAAGGTCACCGACGAGTTCATGGCGCACATCAGGGCGATGGGCCCGGACTGGGATCTCGACCAGACGACCGAGTTCCTGGTCGTCGCGGCCACGCTGCTCGATCTGAAGGCGGCGCGTCTGCTGCCGTCGGCGGAGGTCGAGGACGAGGCCGACCTCGCGCTTCTGGAGGCGCGTGACCTGCTCTTCGCGCGGCTGCTGCAGTACCGCGCGTACAAGCAGATCGCCGACATCTTCAGCCGCCGGCTGGACGAGGAGGCACGCCGCTATCCCCGTACGGTCGGACTGGAGCCCCACCACGCCGAGCTGCTGCCCGAGGTCGTCATCAGCATCGGGGCGGAAGGGTTCGCCAAGCTCGCCATCAAGGCGATGCAGCCCAAGCCCAAGCCGCAGGTGTACGTCGACCACATCCACGCACCGCTGGTCAGCGTGCAGGAGCAGGCCGGGATCGTGGTCGCGCGCCTGAAGGAACTCGGTGAGGCCAGCTTCCGCTCGCTGATCGAGGACACCGAGGACACGCTGACGGTCGTAGCCCGCTTCCTGGCGCTGCTGGAGCTGTACCGGGAGAAGGCCGTGGCGCTGGAGCAGGAGACCGCCCTCGGGGAGCTGATGGTGCGCTGGACCGGCGAGGGGGACGCGGAGCCGATGGTGACCGACGAGTTCGACCGGCCGCCCGAGCCGCCCAAGGACGAGGAGAAGAAGGCGTGA
- a CDS encoding nucleotidyltransferase domain-containing protein produces the protein MIDALDIDLTPVVAEQPDPLLFATVSGAHLYGFPSRDSDVDLRGVHLLPAADLVGLREPEETRSRMWDRDGVEMDLVTHDLRKFVRLMLRRNGYVLEQLLSPLVVHTTDAHRELVALAPGVLTSHHAHHYRGFAVTQWRLFEKTGELKPLLYTFRVLLTGIHLMRSGEVRAHLPTLLGEIAEAPAYVQELITAKAEQEHGAADVALHARVPTDIERLHGVLDEAQAGSALPDAPAVYDALHEFVVRVRLEG, from the coding sequence GTGATCGACGCCCTGGACATCGACCTGACACCCGTGGTGGCCGAACAGCCCGACCCGCTGCTGTTCGCCACCGTCTCCGGCGCGCACCTGTACGGCTTCCCGTCCCGCGACTCGGACGTGGACCTGCGGGGCGTGCATCTGCTGCCGGCCGCCGATCTGGTCGGACTGCGGGAGCCCGAGGAGACCCGGTCCAGGATGTGGGACCGGGACGGCGTCGAGATGGACCTCGTCACGCACGACCTGCGCAAGTTCGTACGGCTGATGCTGCGCCGCAACGGCTATGTGCTGGAGCAGCTGCTCTCGCCGCTCGTCGTGCACACCACCGACGCCCACCGGGAACTCGTCGCCCTCGCCCCCGGCGTCCTCACCAGCCACCACGCTCACCACTACCGAGGCTTCGCGGTGACACAGTGGCGGCTGTTCGAGAAGACCGGCGAACTCAAGCCGCTGCTCTACACGTTCCGGGTCCTGCTCACCGGCATCCATCTGATGCGCAGCGGCGAGGTGCGGGCCCATCTGCCCACGCTGCTCGGGGAGATCGCCGAGGCACCGGCCTACGTGCAGGAGCTGATCACGGCGAAGGCGGAACAGGAGCACGGGGCGGCCGATGTCGCCCTGCACGCGCGCGTGCCGACCGACATCGAGCGGCTGCATGGAGTGCTGGACGAGGCGCAGGCGGGGTCAGCCCTGCCGGATGCTCCGGCCGTGTACGACGCCCTGCACGAGTTCGTCGTACGCGTCCGGTTGGAGGGCTGA
- a CDS encoding ADP-ribosylglycohydrolase family protein — MTATTVAKRAATGALTGLALGDALGFPTEFDDVPSILAKFGPWREMGLPRPAIVTDDTQMTLALGKGLRTAMDRGVLEPSAMAESVRREFIAWNRSPENNRAPGNTCIRACVLLEDDRPWQQASQIDSKGCGANMRVAPLGLIVGLSDEQRAGAAQLQSALTHGHPTALAASDLTAHAVRLLAQGAEPTGLVGLLRSYALEHRSTYHHRWLGDLWTRGQDPTAEHFIARGWDECLAMLDRLQDAVRTVSPETDPCLATGAGWIAEEALATGLLCFLLFVDEPLTALRRAACSSGDSDSIACLAGAFAGAYLGADAWPTEWADRIEYRGDLLTLGALWDA; from the coding sequence ATGACCGCCACCACCGTCGCCAAGCGCGCCGCCACCGGAGCCCTCACCGGGCTCGCCCTCGGCGACGCGCTCGGCTTTCCCACCGAGTTCGACGACGTGCCGTCGATCCTCGCCAAGTTCGGCCCCTGGCGGGAGATGGGGCTGCCGAGGCCCGCGATCGTCACGGACGACACGCAGATGACGCTGGCGTTGGGGAAGGGGCTGCGGACGGCGATGGACCGGGGAGTGCTGGAGCCGTCGGCGATGGCCGAGTCGGTGCGGCGGGAGTTCATCGCCTGGAACCGCTCCCCGGAGAACAACCGGGCACCCGGCAACACCTGCATCCGGGCATGTGTCCTGCTGGAGGACGACCGCCCTTGGCAGCAGGCCAGCCAGATCGACTCCAAGGGCTGCGGCGCCAACATGCGCGTAGCGCCCCTCGGCCTCATCGTCGGCCTCAGCGACGAACAGCGCGCGGGCGCCGCCCAGTTGCAGTCCGCACTCACCCACGGGCACCCGACGGCGCTGGCCGCGTCCGACCTCACCGCGCACGCCGTACGACTGCTGGCGCAGGGCGCCGAGCCGACCGGACTGGTCGGGCTGCTGCGGTCGTACGCCCTGGAGCACCGCTCCACGTACCACCACCGCTGGCTCGGCGACCTGTGGACGCGCGGCCAGGACCCGACGGCCGAGCACTTCATCGCGCGCGGCTGGGACGAGTGCCTGGCGATGCTCGACCGCCTCCAGGACGCCGTACGGACCGTGTCGCCCGAGACCGACCCGTGCCTGGCCACCGGTGCGGGCTGGATCGCCGAAGAAGCCCTGGCAACCGGGCTGTTGTGCTTCCTGCTCTTCGTCGACGAACCCCTGACCGCCCTGCGCCGCGCCGCCTGCTCCTCCGGCGACTCGGACTCCATCGCCTGCCTCGCGGGCGCGTTCGCCGGCGCCTACCTCGGCGCCGACGCATGGCCCACGGAATGGGCCGACCGCATCGAGTACCGAGGCGACCTGCTGACCCTCGGGGCCCTCTGGGACGCTTGA
- the aroH gene encoding chorismate mutase, with protein sequence MAVRAVRGAVQLEVDEAGHMDEQVGALLTAVLERNDLTADDLISIWFTATPDLHCDFPAAAARKLGIVDVPLICAQELDIQGAMPRVVRVLAHIESDKPRADIAHVYLGAAAALRKDIAQ encoded by the coding sequence GTGGCGGTACGAGCGGTCCGAGGCGCCGTCCAACTCGAGGTGGACGAGGCCGGCCACATGGACGAGCAGGTCGGAGCCCTGCTCACCGCCGTCCTGGAGCGGAACGACCTCACCGCGGACGACCTGATCAGCATCTGGTTCACGGCCACGCCCGACCTGCACTGCGACTTCCCGGCCGCCGCCGCCCGCAAGCTCGGCATCGTCGACGTACCGCTGATCTGCGCGCAGGAACTGGACATCCAGGGCGCCATGCCGCGAGTCGTCCGTGTCCTCGCGCACATCGAGTCCGACAAGCCCCGCGCCGACATCGCGCACGTCTACCTCGGCGCCGCGGCGGCCCTGCGCAAGGACATCGCCCAGTGA
- a CDS encoding DUF6529 family protein — MTVDPNAATQDFPSPDPGHGRPHPARYLVPALVAAAVAVALGVYGKVHDPAGTAFNLAGFSSTGAVKSWLATAAIFFALIQVVSALMVYGRLPGPGWSSALHRWSGRVAFLVSVPVAVHCLYALGYQTYETRVLWHSILGCFFFGAFSAKMLLLRSERLPNWLLPIVGGLVFTALTIVWLTSALWFFRTFGVTT; from the coding sequence ATGACCGTCGACCCGAACGCCGCCACCCAGGACTTTCCCTCGCCCGACCCCGGCCACGGCCGCCCGCACCCGGCCCGCTATCTGGTGCCGGCGCTCGTCGCCGCCGCGGTGGCGGTCGCCCTGGGGGTGTACGGCAAGGTCCACGACCCGGCGGGGACCGCCTTCAATCTCGCCGGTTTCAGCAGCACGGGGGCGGTGAAGTCGTGGCTGGCGACGGCGGCGATCTTCTTCGCGCTCATCCAGGTCGTCTCGGCGCTGATGGTGTACGGCAGGCTGCCGGGCCCCGGCTGGTCGTCGGCGCTGCACCGCTGGTCGGGGCGGGTGGCGTTTTTGGTGTCGGTTCCGGTTGCGGTGCACTGCCTGTATGCGCTGGGCTATCAGACGTACGAAACGCGGGTTTTGTGGCACTCCATCCTGGGTTGCTTCTTCTTCGGTGCTTTCAGTGCCAAGATGCTGCTGCTCCGTTCGGAGCGCCTCCCCAACTGGCTGCTGCCGATCGTCGGCGGGCTTGTCTTCACAGCCCTGACGATCGTCTGGCTGACCTCCGCCCTCTGGTTCTTCCGCACCTTCGGAGTGACGACATGA